A region from the Gossypium hirsutum isolate 1008001.06 chromosome A08, Gossypium_hirsutum_v2.1, whole genome shotgun sequence genome encodes:
- the LOC107943274 gene encoding uncharacterized calcium-binding protein At1g02270 isoform X1: MNQDITVPPPSNSVHKPNLRPTLNSYFNKPTLFKAFFFCFLPFLISLFLIAYLNQSGKNSEMVLLAGFCNDSDIANVDSSESKSVPFQETRTGHACSTMGEPCISCTTFNILAPIYKRLDQQNQSVRESDFRAFWLARNKKIVNWLLYERSSIICLQEFWVGNEELVHMYEESLGAAGYDTFKLARTNNRGDGLLTAIHKEYFKVLNRRELFFNDFGDRVAQLLHVQSVAPFSINQNESVQQEIIIVNTHLLFPHDSSLSIVRLHQVYQILQYLEAYQRENKLSQMPVILCGDWNGSKRGHVYKFLRSQGFVSSYDIAHEYTDSDADAHKWVSHRNHRGNICGVDFIWLRNPHKSQKLLKISWAEAAFGIIKYQLKKVSLAENDAFSFLRADRSGNHVTYSAFCNALRQVNLTGLSHGLSFQETKDLWVQADADGNGVVDYEEFKRIWDATWLQHMDEDCSLEDSNEGIAEDEAIGFAVKKAVLFPHEVEKGIWPENYSLSDHARLTAVFSPVRLRCSKQSL, translated from the exons ATGAATCAAGACATTACAGTTCCTCCTCCATCTAACTCTGTCCACAAGCCTAATCTAAGGCCAACCCTTAATTCTTACTTCAACAAACCCACCCTTTTCAAAGCTTTCTTTTTCTGCTTCCTTCCCTTTCTCATTTCCCTCTTTCTCATTGCTTACCTCAATCAAAGTGGCAAGAATTCTGAAATG GTGTTGTTGGCAGGATTTTGTAATGACTCTGATATTGCTAATGTGGATTCTAGTGAAAGCAAATCTGTTCCTTTTCAAGAAACGAGAACTGGTCATGCTTGTTCAACAATGGGGGAGCCTTGCATTTCTTGTACCACCTTCAATATCCTAGCTCCTATTTACAAGCGATTGGACCAGCAG AACCAGAGCGTACGAGAGAGTGATTTTAGAGCATTTTGGTTAGCTAGAAATAAGAAGATTGTAAATTGGTTGCTTTACGAAAGGTCTTCCATTATCTGTCTCCAG GAATTTTGGGTTGGAAATGAAGAACTAGTGCATATGTATGAAGAAAGCCTCGGTGCTGCAGGCTATGATACCTTCAAGCTTGCAAGAACCAACAACAGAGGAGATG GTTTGTTGACTGCTATACACAAGGAGTACTTCAAGGTTTTAAACCGTAGAGAGTTGTTCTTCAATGACTTCGGAGACCGTGTTGCGCAATTGTTGCATGTTCAATCAGTTGCACCCTTCTCAATAAATCAGAATGAGAGTGTTCAACAGGAAATTATCATTGTAAACACCCACCTTTTATTTCCTCATGATTCCAGTTTATCCATTGTGAGACTGCACCAG GTTTACCAAATACTACAATATCTGGAAGCATATCAGAGAGAAAACAAACTCAGCCAGATGCCAGTCATACTCTGCGG TGACTGGAATGGAAGCAAGCGTGGACATGTCTACAAGTTCCTCAGGTCCCAGGGATTTGTTTCATCTTATGATATTGCACATGAATACACAGACAGCGATGCAGATGCTCACAAG TGGGTTAGCCATCGAAACCATAGGGGAAACATCTGTGGTGTCGATTTCATATGGCTTCGTAATCCTCATAAATCACAAAAACTGTTGAAGATAAGTTGGGCCGAAGCAGCTTTTGGCATAATAAAG TACCAACTTAAAAAGGTTTCATTGGCTGAAAATGATGCCTTTTCCTTTCTAAGGGCTGACAGGAGTGGCAACCATGTAACTTACTCGGCCTTTTGTAATGCACTTAGACAG GTAAATTTGACTGGTCTTTCTCATGGATTAAGTTTCCAAGAGACGAAAGATCTGTGGGTCCAAGCCGATGCTGATGGAAATGGTGTTGTAGACTATGAAGAATTTAAG AGAATCTGGGATGCTACATGGTTACAACATATGGATGAAGACTGCAGCTTAGAGGACTCGAATGAAGGCATTGCAGAAGACGAAGCTATCGGTTTTGCGGTAAAGAAAGCAGTTCTCTTCCCCCATGAAGTGGAGAAGGGAATATGGCCTGAAAACTACTCCCTTTCTGATCATGCCCGACTCACTGCTGTATTCTCACCTGTTAGATTACGGTGTTCGAAGCAAAGCTTGTAG
- the LOC107943274 gene encoding uncharacterized calcium-binding protein At1g02270 isoform X2, which translates to MNQDITVPPPSNSVHKPNLRPTLNSYFNKPTLFKAFFFCFLPFLISLFLIAYLNQSGKNSEMVLLAGFCNDSDIANVDSSESKSVPFQETRTGHACSTMGEPCISCTTFNILAPIYKRLDQQNQSVRESDFRAFWLARNKKIVNWLLYERSSIICLQEFWVGNEELVHMYEESLGAAGYDTFKLARTNNRGDGLLTAIHKEYFKVLNRRELFFNDFGDRVAQLLHVQSVAPFSINQNESVQQEIIIVNTHLLFPHDSSLSIVRLHQVYQILQYLEAYQRENKLSQMPVILCGDWNGSKRGHVYKFLRSQGFVSSYDIAHEYTDSDADAHKWVSHRNHRGNICGVDFIWLRNPHKSQKLLKISWAEAAFGIIKVNLTGLSHGLSFQETKDLWVQADADGNGVVDYEEFKRIWDATWLQHMDEDCSLEDSNEGIAEDEAIGFAVKKAVLFPHEVEKGIWPENYSLSDHARLTAVFSPVRLRCSKQSL; encoded by the exons ATGAATCAAGACATTACAGTTCCTCCTCCATCTAACTCTGTCCACAAGCCTAATCTAAGGCCAACCCTTAATTCTTACTTCAACAAACCCACCCTTTTCAAAGCTTTCTTTTTCTGCTTCCTTCCCTTTCTCATTTCCCTCTTTCTCATTGCTTACCTCAATCAAAGTGGCAAGAATTCTGAAATG GTGTTGTTGGCAGGATTTTGTAATGACTCTGATATTGCTAATGTGGATTCTAGTGAAAGCAAATCTGTTCCTTTTCAAGAAACGAGAACTGGTCATGCTTGTTCAACAATGGGGGAGCCTTGCATTTCTTGTACCACCTTCAATATCCTAGCTCCTATTTACAAGCGATTGGACCAGCAG AACCAGAGCGTACGAGAGAGTGATTTTAGAGCATTTTGGTTAGCTAGAAATAAGAAGATTGTAAATTGGTTGCTTTACGAAAGGTCTTCCATTATCTGTCTCCAG GAATTTTGGGTTGGAAATGAAGAACTAGTGCATATGTATGAAGAAAGCCTCGGTGCTGCAGGCTATGATACCTTCAAGCTTGCAAGAACCAACAACAGAGGAGATG GTTTGTTGACTGCTATACACAAGGAGTACTTCAAGGTTTTAAACCGTAGAGAGTTGTTCTTCAATGACTTCGGAGACCGTGTTGCGCAATTGTTGCATGTTCAATCAGTTGCACCCTTCTCAATAAATCAGAATGAGAGTGTTCAACAGGAAATTATCATTGTAAACACCCACCTTTTATTTCCTCATGATTCCAGTTTATCCATTGTGAGACTGCACCAG GTTTACCAAATACTACAATATCTGGAAGCATATCAGAGAGAAAACAAACTCAGCCAGATGCCAGTCATACTCTGCGG TGACTGGAATGGAAGCAAGCGTGGACATGTCTACAAGTTCCTCAGGTCCCAGGGATTTGTTTCATCTTATGATATTGCACATGAATACACAGACAGCGATGCAGATGCTCACAAG TGGGTTAGCCATCGAAACCATAGGGGAAACATCTGTGGTGTCGATTTCATATGGCTTCGTAATCCTCATAAATCACAAAAACTGTTGAAGATAAGTTGGGCCGAAGCAGCTTTTGGCATAATAAAG GTAAATTTGACTGGTCTTTCTCATGGATTAAGTTTCCAAGAGACGAAAGATCTGTGGGTCCAAGCCGATGCTGATGGAAATGGTGTTGTAGACTATGAAGAATTTAAG AGAATCTGGGATGCTACATGGTTACAACATATGGATGAAGACTGCAGCTTAGAGGACTCGAATGAAGGCATTGCAGAAGACGAAGCTATCGGTTTTGCGGTAAAGAAAGCAGTTCTCTTCCCCCATGAAGTGGAGAAGGGAATATGGCCTGAAAACTACTCCCTTTCTGATCATGCCCGACTCACTGCTGTATTCTCACCTGTTAGATTACGGTGTTCGAAGCAAAGCTTGTAG